DNA sequence from the Ramlibacter agri genome:
GTAGACACGGGAGGATGCGCCACGCCCTGTAGGACAGGACCCACAGGCTCTGCCAGACAGCAGCCCTAACTGCGGCTCCAGCCCAGCCGCGCAACCCCATCCTCGTGCAATCGCGACTATGCTGGCCCAGCCATGAATTCCGCTTCTGATTCCGGCACCCGCCACCACACCGTGCTCGTGGTGGACGACAACGCCACGTCCCGTTATTCCCTGTCGCGCGTGCTGCGCGCCGCGGGCTTCGCCACGGTGGAAACCGCGGGCGGGGCCGAGGCCCTGGAGATGGCCGCCAAGGAGGGCGTCGCCGCCATCGTGCTGGACGTTCACCTGCCGGACCTGCACGGCTTCGAGGTCTGTCGCCTGCTGCGCAGCCAGCCGGCCACTTCCACCTTGCCGGTCATCCACGTGTCGGCGGTCCATGTGCAGCCGGACGACCACGCCACCGGCCTGCGCACCGGCGCCGACGCCTACCTGGTCAGCCCGGTGGAACCGCAGGTGCTGGTGAGCACCGTGGAGGCGCTGATCCGCTCGCGCGCCTTCGAAGCCGACGTGCGCCACAGCGAGATGCGCTTCCGCGGCGTCTTCGAGAACGTCGCGGCCGCCATCGCCCTGGTCGATGCGGAAAGCCGCTTCGTCGAGGCCAACGAGGCCTTCGCCGCGCTGGTCGGCCAGCCGCGCCAGCAGTTGGAAGGCCGCCGCGTCGCCACGCTGGCGCCGGCGCGCTGGACCCTGCAGGTGGAGCAGGCAGTGACCAAGTGGAGCCAGTCCTGGCAAGGCGAGTTTCCTCTGCGCGCGGCCGACGGCACGCACGTGCAGATCTCCTGGTGCGTGACGCCGCACGTCGAAGAGGGCTACGCGGTCGCGTATGCCCGTCCGGCGCACGCTTCCTAGTTCAGCGGGCTTGGGCAGGCTGGGTTGCGCGCCAGCGCCCCCCAGCAGTCACATCGCCTTGAACAAGTGCGCGTAAAGCCGGCTCACGGCCAGCTTGTCCTTGCGCCCCTTCAAGGCCAGGTGCAGTTTCCCCGCCTCGTCCCGCAGCACGCTCTCGATCGCGGTCGCCCGCACAACGGTTCCGCGATGCACCTGCCAGAACAGGTTCGCATCCAGCTGCGGCAGCAGCTCCTTCAGCGGCGTGCGGATCAGGACCTCGTGCTCGCCGGTCACCACCCGCACGTACTTGTCGGCCGCCTCGAAAAACACCACTTCTTCCACCGGCACCATGCGGATGCTGCTGCCCACGCTGGCCTGGATCACCTTCAGCTGCGCGGCCGGCGCGGCCGGCGCGCCGGCCAGCAGGTGGCGCAATTGCTCCAGCGTGGCGTCCATGGGCAGGCTGGCACGGCGCGCCAGCACGCCGCGTACCTTCTCCACCGTCTTCTGCAGGCGGCTCGCCTGCACCGGTTTCAGCACATAGTCCACCGCCTGCGCCTCGAAGGCCTGCACGGCGTACTGGTCGTAGGCGGTGACGAACACCAGCGCGGGGAAGGGCGCGTCGGCGGGCCAGGCATCGGCCAGGTCGGCCGCCGCTTCCAGGCCGCCCTGGCCCGGCATGCGGATGTCGAAGAACAGCACCTCGGGGCGCTGCTGCAGCGCGGCCTCCACCGCGGCGGCGCCGTCGCCGACCATGGCCAGCACTTCCAGCTCCGGCCAGGCACGTTTCAGTTCCGCCTGCAGCGCTTGCGCGAGCAGCGGTTCGTCTTCGGCGATCAGGGCGGTGGTCACTGGCAAACCTCCATGCTACGCATTGCGGTACTCGCCCTTGGGGCGGCCCTGCGGGCTCATGTCGCGGCGAGGGGCAGGGTGATGCGGGTGCGCGCGCCCGTGCCCGGTGCGCTCTCGAATTCATAGCGGGCGGCTTCGCCATAGAGCGCCGCCAGGCGCTGGCGCACCTGCGTCAGGCCGAAGCCGCCGCCGTTCGGGGCGGGCGCGCCGGCGCCGGCGCCGGCGCCGCTGTCGCTGATCTCCAGCACCAGCTGCGCGTCTTCGCTGCGGGCGCGCACCTCGATGCGGCCGCCCTGCACCTGCGGCTCCAGGCCGTGCTTGATGCTGTTCTCCACGATCGGCTGCAGCAGCAAGGTTGGCACCGGGCGCGCCGCCAGCTCCGGCGGCAAGGCCAGTTCGTAGGCCAGGCGCGGGCCCATGCGGATGGACATCAGCTCCAGGTAGTCGTGCAGCCGGTCGAACTCCGCCTGCAGCGAGTGCGTGGTGGTGCGCGAGGCGTCCAGCGTGGCGCGCAGGTACGCGATCATGTGGTCCAGCATCTGCTGGGCCCGCGCGGGGTCGATGGCGATCAGCACGCGCAGGTTGGCCAGCGTGTTGAACAGCATGTGCGGTTCCAGCTGCGTCTCGAGCAGCTTCAGGCGCGCCTCGTTGGCGTGGCGCTGCGCCTCGCCCATCTTGCGTTCCAGGTAGCTGCTGCGGCCGGCGCTATAGAAGTAGTAGCTGCAGGCGATGGTGGCCAGCACGGTGATCATCACCGAGCTGCGCGTCTCGGCCGCCAGGTCCGTGGGCGGCGGCCCCTGGTACAGGTGGAAGTGCAGGCACAGCACGTCGCCGATGAAGTTGCCCGCGAAGAAGCCGATGACGATGCCCACGATGACGATGGCCACCCCGGGGAAGCCCTTGGGCCAGCCGGTCTCCTCCGACGAGGGCAGCAGGTGCCGTCCCAGGTCGATGAAGGCCCAGGTCACCATGCCGATGGCCAGCGAATACACCAGCGGCGGGCCGTAGCCGCGGTCCGGGATGAAGAAGTACTGGATGCTTGCGATGGCCAGGCAGAAGGCCATCACCTGCAGCATGTTCCGCAGCTTGGCGACGAGGTCGATGCTCATGGCAGCCGGGACTGCTCGCGCTGCAGGCGCTCGCGCTCGCGCGCCACCATGCGCTCGCGCAGGCCGCTGGACGAACCGAGCACGAAGACCGAGACGCCGTGCAGCACCACGCCGATGCCCCAGCCGATCGTCGGGAACCAGGTCCAGCGGTGGTGGCCCATGCCGAAATACGCGCCCAGGAACCAGGCGAGGTTGAACAGCACGTAGATGCAGGCATGCATGTACCAGCCAAGCTTGGCGCCCGCGCGCTTGCGGGCGAGTCTCTCGATCTGTTCGGGGCTGAGCGGCTGGTGCATCTCGGACGATTCTAGGGGAGCAGGTGTTGTTGCAAGAACTGGGTGATGCGCGCATGGGCCTGCGGCACCAGGGCGCGGTCGAAGCCGGCCGGGTCGGCGAGCAGGCGCACTTCGGGGCCGTGCAGGTCGGGCGGCAGGGGGGACATCAGCGAGCCGTGGCCGGCGTCGGCCAGGTTCGACACCATCGTGCAGTTGCTGCCGCAGGACCTGGCGACGACGTCGATGTGGTACGCCGGCTTCAGCCAGATGTCCTGGCCGTTGCGCACCAGTCCCAGGGGCACCTTCGGGTGCGCCAGCGAGGTGGGGTCGAAATCGGCCGCCAGCGGCACTTCGGCCACGATGGCGGCGATGCGCGGGTCGGTATGGCCGTACCAGGTCGCGTCGTCCAGGCGGTGGCGGATGGCGAAGCGGGCGCCGGCCTTCTTCAGGCCGTCGGCCCAGGTCCCGTGCAGTTCCAGCATCGTGCCCACGCAGGTGGGGAAGTCGTCGTCGATGTGCACTTGGCAGTGCGCGCTCAGCGCCGCGGGCGACCAGCGGCCGCCGGCGAGCGTGAGCGCCGTGTGGCCCCCGGCCGACATGCCCCACATGCCGACGCGGTCCAGCGAGAGCAGGGGCGCGAACTGCGGGTCCGCGGCGATCGCGTCGATGGCGCGCGACACTTCGAACGGGCGGCGCTTCCAGGTCTGCGGGCCGACCATGCTGTGGTCGTGCCAATTGTCGCCCTTGTGTTCCGGCAGCGCAGCGACGAAGCCCGCTTCGGCCAGCCGCATCGCCAGGTCGCTGTAGACCCAGGGGGAGCCGCCGGAACCGTGCGACATCACCACCAGGCGGCCGTTGCCGCGCACCGGCGCGGCCCCCCAGGCGACTTGCAGCGTGAAGGGGCCGAGCACCTTGGTCTGGGCGGGCGCGTTGGTCGGGTAGAACACGGTGACCGGTCCGTCGCCTTCGAGGCCCGGCAGTTCCCGGACTCCGACGCCGGCGTGCGCCGCGGCGGCCAGCAGTGCGAGCAGCACCACGCCGGCATAGCGCAGGAGGGCGGGCTTCATTGCAGCCGCTCCCGTTCCTGCAGCAGGCGGCGGCGTTCCTCGGCCACCATGCGCTCCCGGAGGCCGCTGGTCCGTCCGAACACCACCAGGCCATGGATCGCCAGGCCGATGCCCCAACCCGCCGCCGGGAAGAAGGCCCAGGCATGGGAGCTCATGGCGGAGATCATCGCCAGCAGGGCGTTGACGGCAACGTACACGGTGGCATGGATGTACCAGCCCATCTTGGCGCCGGCGCGGCGGCGGGCCTGTTTCTCGAGGTCGTCGGTCAGCATGGCGGTTCTCCTGGCGAAGTTTGGGGTTCAGGCGGCGAGGACGGCGCGGGACGGCAGGGCCAGGCGCCACAGGCGGGCGGTGCGGCCGACGAACAGGCCGGTGAAGGCGCCATACAGGCCGGCGACGGTCAGGGCGTACTGGCTGTCGCGCATCAGCTGGGGCGCGATGGCGAGGTCGACGCCGACCACGTACTTGACGAGGAAGATGCCCACGATCAGCAGCAAGGGCACCACGCTGCCGGGGATGGCGAATGTGCGGGTGGCGGCGTCGTAGCGGGCGTTGGCGGACAGGCGGGCGACGAAGGCGCCCACGATCACCGCGGCGGCCAGCCACAGGCCCAGGGCCTGGGTCAGCAGCGGCGAATTGCCGAAGGCGGAGACCATGCCCCAGACCGAGAAGCCGGTCATGGCCACGGGCATCAGGGAAACGCGGGCCAGGCTGGCGGTGCGGGCCCGCAGCTGGCTGGCGCCGAGCGCGGCCAGGGCGGTGGCCAGGCCCCACACCCAGGTGGGCGTGCTGCGCAGGATCTGGCCGATGGCTTCGGGGTGCTGGTAAACGAGCTGGATGATCATGGGGCTCTCCGGTTGCGATGGACGCACTGTGCAAGGAGAGCCCCGCCGCCACCACGCGGCTGCGACGGAATGCGGGCGGCGGGCCGTGAAATGCAGCCCGCGGGGAGTCAAACGCGGCGCCGTTCAGCGGCGCCCAGGGGCCTCAGGCCCACATCCGGCGGTACTTTTCGGCCAGTTCCTGCTGCCGCCGGACGATGTTGGGCACGTCCGGGTGCGTGGGGCTGATCTCGGACATGGCCCAACGGTAGAAGGCCTGGGCGACCACCACATGGAGGAGGCTGATGATTTTCATGCCGGCTATGGTGCCGGGGCGGGGCGACGGCACTGTAGGCTCGGCGCGCGTGGCTTCCCGGCGTGAAAGCTACGCGGCGTGTCGGACAAGTTCAACGGCTGAGGCACGCGGCTTGTAACGGCGCGGCTTCCGGTCAGGCTGGCCGGCGATAATCCGCCCTTTTTGCGGGAGCGTACGTGGACCTCGTCTTGCTGGTGAAAGCCGCCATCATGGGCATCGTGGAAGGCTTGACGGAGTTCCTGCCGATCTCCAGCACGGGCCACCTCATCCTCACGGGTGCCTTGCTGCACTTCGACGACGAGAAGGCCAAGGTGTTCGACATCGCCATCCAGACCGGCGCCATCCTGGCGGTCATCCTGGTCTACTGGCAGCGCATCCGCGAAACCATCGTCAAGCTGCCGAGCGACCGGCAGGCCCAGCGTTTCGCCACCAACGTGCTGGTCGCCTTCTTCCCGGCCGTGGTGCTGGGCCTGGCTTTCGGCAAGGCCATCAAGGAACACCTGTTCACCGCGCCGGTCGTCGCGACTACCTTCATCCTGGGCGGCTTCATCATCCTGTGGGCCGAGCGCCGCAACCACAAGGTGCGGGTGCAGGAAGTCGACGACATGACCTGGCTGGACGCCCTGAAGCTCGGTTTCGTCCAGTGCCTGGCGCTGATCCCGGGCACCAGCCGCAGCGGTTCCACCATCATCGGCGGCATGCTGCTGGGCCTGTCGCGCAAGGCGGCCACCGAGTTTTCGTTCTTCCTGGCCATTCCGACGCTGATCGGCGCCGGCGTGTACAGCCTGTTCAAGGAGCGCGCACTGCTGTCGGCTGCGGACATTCCGCTGTTCGCCGTCGGCCTGGTGTTTTCCTTCCTGGCCGCCTGGCTGTGCGTGCGCTGGCTGCTGCGCTACATCTCCTCCCACAGCTTCACGCCTTTTGCCTGGTACCGCATTGCCTTCGGCATCATCGTGCTGCTGACGGCCTTCACCGGCTGGGTGGACTGGCGCGATTGACGCGGCGGCGGTAAGGCCGCCAGCCGCCTTCGGGCTGCGCCAGCCGGTCGGCGACGACGCGCAGCACCTCCGGGTGCGTCGCCATGCCCAGGTGGCTGGCGTGCACCTCCACATTCTCCACTTCCGTTCCGGGCGGCTCCACGCAGCCGCGCCAGCTGACCATCCCGTCGCTGCGGCTGTAGATGGAGGTGGTGGGCACCGGCGGCCGCGCGGCCAGCTGCGCCTGCAGCGCCGGGGTCAGCTTCGACGAGTCGCCGCCCATCAGCGTGTAGAGCGTCCCGGCATGGTTGCCGCGGCCCAGCGAATGGGCCGGCGTGGCCAGGGTGACGACTTGGCGCACCGCCTGCGGGACGCGCTTGGCGACTTCCCGCGCGTAGATGCCGCCCAGGCTCCAGCCGACCAGGCTGACGCGCTTTCCGGACTGTTCCTGCAGCGCCAGCACGTGCTCGGCCAGCGGTTCGAGCCATTCATCCAGGCGTCCCTCCGGACCGGTATTGATGCCGCGCTCCCAGTCGTGCACCGAGAAGCGGCAACTGCGCAGGTAGGTGCGCAGGTCCGACGTGCCCAGCGGACCGGACCCGAGCCCGGGATAGAGCACGACCGGATGGCCGTCGCCCTCGTAGTGGGGCAGGTGCTTCAGCCGGTTGGCGCACAGGTCGAGCAGGGCGCGCAGCGGTTCGGCGAAGAGCAACCCGAGCGGCGGGGCGGTGAAGGCAGTGGCTGCCGGAGTAGGACGCATGGAAGTCAATCTGGACCATTTGCGCGAACCGCCGTGTGGGCGCGCGCATGACACGCTCGTAGGACAGCAGAAGCAAACCCTGCCATCCGCCTGCAACTTCTGAAACGAAAAGCAGTACCGGCCGCAACCGGTCCGCACCGGGCGATCACATGGCCAGCAAGGCCGCCTCGATCGCCGCCGCGGTCGCCAGCGGCTTTTCCATCGGGAACAGGTGGCTGCCTTCGAGCATCATCACGCGGCCTTGCGTGACCTTCTGCGTCATCGCCATCCCGACCTGCTTCATCTCCTCCGACTCGAGCCCGCCGATGAAGGCAGCCGGGCACTTCAGCGGATGCTTGGCCAGCATCCGGTCGAGGTTGTCGGGGATGGTGTTGTAGATCGCCGTCTCGATCTCGCGATCGAAGCCGAGCACGCGCTGGCCGTCCTCGTCGTGCGTGCCGTGCGTGATGTAGTCGGCCAGCACCTGCGGTTCCCAGTGCGCGAAGGCCTTCTTGCGGCGGAAATTTTCCAGCGCCTCCTCGCGCGAGGGCCAGCGGTTCTTGCGCTTGCGGCTCACCGCGCCAGGCGAGATGGAGCCCACCAGCGGCGTGCGCTTGACGGCGCGCAACGCATGCGACTTCCAGCCGCCCAGCAGCGGCGAATCCAACATCAGCACGCCGCGCGCGAGCTTGGGGTGCAGGGCGGCGCACATCACGCTCAGGAAGCCGCCCAGCGAATGCCCCACCAGGAAGGCCGGCTCGCCGGCCTTCTGCACCTCGCGGTCGGCGAAGTCGTGCAGCTGCTGCACGAGATGGGGCCAGTTGTTCGAAGGCGCGTACTGCGGCTCGTGGCCGAACTTCTCCACCGCCTTCACCAGGAAGCCGCGCGAACGCAGGCTCTTGAAGAGGACGGTGTAGGTGCCGGCCGGAAAGCTGTTGGCGTGGGAGAAGACGACGAGGCTCAAATCAGTTTTTCTTCCGGCCGCGTGATCTTCTTCAGCGGCTTGTTGCGGCCGCCCGTGGTGTCTTCGCAGCGCAGCGGCGTGTCGGTGTGGGCGTCGTCCCAGACCGGGTCCTCCAGGCTGTCGAACACCTCGCGCAGCTTCTGCCCCCAGCCCGTGTGCAGCATGCGGTAGTACGGGTTCTGCATGTCGATGCAGACCACCTTGTCGGTCTCGTAGCGGTTCGCTTCGTACACCACCAGGTCCAGCGGCGGGCCGACCGACAGGTTGGACTTCATCGTGGAGTCCATGGACACCAGCGCGCACTTGGCGGCTTCGTCCAGGTCGGTCTCGGGCGTCAGCACGCGGTCCAGCACCGGCTTGCCGTACTTGTACTCGCCGATCTGGAAGTAGGGCGTCTCGGCCGTCGCCTCGATGAAGTTGCCGGCGGAGTACACCTGGAACAGGCGCATGTTCTCGCCGCGGATCTGGCCGCCGAAGATCAGGTTGACGTTGAACTCCACGCCAGCGTGCTTCAGCGACTGCGCATCGCGCTGGTACACGTGCCGCACCGCCTGCCCCAGGATGCGGCAGGCGTCGAACATGCTGTTGCAGTTCCAGATGGTCAGCGGCTCGGACTCGGGCGTCTCCTTCAGCTGCTCCACCTGCAGGATCTCGCGCACCGACTGCGAGATGCTCAGGTTGCCCGCCGACAGCAGCACCATGAAGCGGTCGCCCGGCTTCTCGTAGATGATCATCTTGCGGTAGGTGCTGATGTTGTCCACGCCCGCGTTGGTGCGCGAGTCGGACAGGAACACCAGTCCCGCATTGAGCTTGATGCCGACGCAGTACGTCATGGTTGGATCAGTTTCTTGAGTTGGTACAACGCATCCAGCGCCTCGCGCGGGCTCAGCGCGTCCGGGTCCAGCGCCGACAGGGCGGCCTCTGCCTTGCTCGGCGCGGACGCCTCGGCGGCGGGCGGGGGCGCGAACAAGTCTACCTGCTCGCGGCTGGATTCCTGGTGCTTCTCCAGCGCAGCCAGGGCGTGGCGCGCGTGGTTGACCACGCCGGTGGGCATGCCTGCCAGCCGGGCCACCTGGATGCCGTAGCTGCGGCTGGCCGGTCCGGGCAGGATCTCGTGCAGGAACACGATGTCCGCACCGGACTCGGTGGCGCCCACGTGCACGTTGAGCGCGCAGTGGTGCTTCGCGGGGAACTCCGTCAGCTCGAAGTAGTGCGTGGCGAACAAGGTGAAGGCCTGGGTCTTGTCGTGCAGGTGCGCGGCAATGCCGGAAGCAAGGGCCAGGCCATCGAAGGTGGAAGTCCCGCGGCCGATTTCGTCCATCAGCACCAGGCTCTGCGCGCTGGCGCCGTGCAGGATCTGCGCGGCCTCGGTCATCTCCAGCATGAAGGTCGACTGCGCATTGGCCAGGTCGTCCGCCGCGCCGATGCGCGTGTGGATGGCATCGATCGGTCCCAGCCGGCAGGCCTGCGCCGGTACGTAGGAACCCATCGAGGCCAGCAGGCAGACGATCGCCACCTGCCGCATGTAGGTCGATTTACCGCCCATGTTGGGACCGGTGATCACCTGCATGCGCTGCTTCGGGCCCATGCGCGTGTCGTTGGGGATGAAGCTGCCGCCGTGCGTCTCGGCCAGCCGCGCTTCCACCACCGGGTGGCGGCCCTGCGTGATCTCGATGCCCGGTTCCTTGATGAAGACCGGGCGGCACCAGTTCAGCGTCAGTGAACGCTCCGTCAGCGCGCATAGCGCGTCCAGCCCCGCCAGCGCACGCGCCAGGCGCGTGAGGGCCGGGATGTGCTGCTGCAGGTCGTCCAGCAGTTGCTCGTACAGCCACTTCTCGCGGGCCAGCGCGCGCTCCTGCGCCGACAGCGCCTTGTCCTCGAAGGCTTTCAGCTCCGGCGTGATGAAGCGTTCGGCGTTCTTCAAGGTCTGGCGGCGGCGGTAGTCGTCCGGCACCTTGTCCAGTTGCCCCTGCGTGACTTCGATGTAGAAGCCGTGCACCTTGTTGAACTGCACGCGCAGGTTGGCGATGCCGCTGCGGGCGCGCTCGCGCGTTTCCAGCTCCAGCAGGAAGCCGTCGCAGTTGTCCTGGATCGCGCGCAGTTCGTCGAGATCGGCGTCGTGGCCGGTGGCGATGACGCCGCCGTCGCGCACCAGCGCCGACGGGTCTTCCTTGATCGTCGCAACCAGCCGTTCGGCGCAGCCGGGCGGCGGCTGCAGGTCCGCCGCGGCACTGGAGAGCAACCCCGGCAGGCCTTGCAGCATCAGGCCCAGCTGCTGCGATTTCGAGAGCGCCCAGCCCAGGCCGACGAGCTCGCGCGGACGCACCTGGCGCAGCGCGATGCGCGCCGTGATGCGCTCCACGTCGCTCACGCCCTTCAGCTCGCCGCGCAGTTTCTGCCACAGGCCTTCGCGCATGCTGGTGATGGCTTCCAGCCTTTGCGTGGCCACGCCGCGGTCGCGCATCGGCTCCAGCAGCCAGGACTTCAGCGCCCGGCTGCCCATGCCGGTCATGCAGGTGTCCAGCAGCGAGAACAGGGTGGGCGCGTCCTCGCCGCGCAGGGTCTGCACCAGTTCCAGGTTGCGCCGCGTCGCCGGCGGCAGCTCGATGCGCTCGCCGTCCCGCACCACCTGCAGCTGCCGCACGTGCGACAGCGCGCGGCCCTGCGTGTGTTCGGCGTAGGCGAGCAGGGCGGCAGCGGCCGCATGGGCATGCTCCAAGTCCTCGGCGCCCCAGGCTGCGAGGCTGGCGGCCTGCAGCTGCTCCAGCAGCTTGCGCTGGCCCAGTCCGGCTTCGAACTGCCATTCGGGCCTGGCCGTCATGGGCAGGCCGGCCAGGCGCAGGGCCTGCAGGCGCTGCATGAAAGCCGGCGTGAGATCGGCGGCGCTGTGCAGCAGCTCGCTGGGTGCAATGCGGGCGATCCACGCTTCCAGTGCGTCGGCGTCGCATTCGGCCAGCTGCAGCGCGCCCTGTGTCACGCTCAGCCAGGCCAGGCCCACCTTGTTGCGCGGCGCCTGGTGCAGGGCCAGCAGCACCGCTTCGGATTTCTCGGTGAGGAGCTCGGTGTCGGTCAGCGTGCCGGGCGTGACCACGCGCACCACCTTGCGCTCCACCGGGCCCTTGCTGGCGCCGACCTCGCCCACCTGTTCGCAGATGGCGACCGACTCGCCGGCCTTGATCAGGCGCGCCAGGTAGTTTTCCATCGAGTGGAAGGGCACGCCGGCCATCACCACCGGCTCGCCGGCGGACATGCCGCGACGCGTCAGGGTAATGTCAAGAAGCCGCGCCGCCTTCTCGGCGTCGCCGAAGAACAGCTCGTAGAAGTCCCCCATCCGGTAGAACACCAAAGTGTCCGGATGGTCGACTTTCACCCCAAGATACTGCTGCATCATGGGGGTGTGCTTGCTGAGGTCGGGGGCGGCGGGATTCTGGCTCATTCGGCCCCGATTATCGACGGCGCTCCGGGGCGACTTCCGGGCGGATCGGCGACAATCTCGCCCCGGCCAGCAGTTCCCGCAGTTTTCCGTGCCTCCGTCTTTCCGCGACAGCGTCGCCGTTTCCCCTTCGTCCCCCCGTCCCGCAACGCTCCGCAGCTGGCTGGCCCGCTGGTGGCCGGCGCCGGTGGGCATCGATGGCCGCGAGACCTTGCGGGCTGTCGCCGGCGCTGCGCTGGGCATGTTGTTCGCCGCCGTCTTCAGCCACGCGCTGGCGGGGCCGCTGCCGATCGCGGCCTGGCTGGTCGCGCCGCTGGGCGCGTCCGCGGTGCTCGTGTTCGCGCTGCCGGCGAGCCCGCTGGCACAGCCCTGGTCGGTGGTGGGCGGCAACACCTTGTCGGCCCTGGTGGGCATCGCTTGCGCCAACCTGGTGCCGGACCCGGCCCTGGCCGCCGGCCTGGCCGTGGCCGGCGCGATCGCGCTGATGGTCACCTTGCGTTGCCTGCATCCGCCGGGCGGCGCGGCGGCGCTGCTGATGGTGGTGACGCACACCACCGGCTTCCACTTCGCGCTGTTCCCGGTGATGGGGAATTCGCTGCTGCTGGTGACCGCCGGCATCGTCTACAACAGCCTCACAGGCCGTCCCTACCCGCGCGCGCAGGGCGCCACGAGCGCGCTGGGCGTGCGGACCGTGGCCGGGCGGCGCTTCTCCGAGGCCGACCTCGAC
Encoded proteins:
- the mutS gene encoding DNA mismatch repair protein MutS; translation: MSQNPAAPDLSKHTPMMQQYLGVKVDHPDTLVFYRMGDFYELFFGDAEKAARLLDITLTRRGMSAGEPVVMAGVPFHSMENYLARLIKAGESVAICEQVGEVGASKGPVERKVVRVVTPGTLTDTELLTEKSEAVLLALHQAPRNKVGLAWLSVTQGALQLAECDADALEAWIARIAPSELLHSAADLTPAFMQRLQALRLAGLPMTARPEWQFEAGLGQRKLLEQLQAASLAAWGAEDLEHAHAAAAALLAYAEHTQGRALSHVRQLQVVRDGERIELPPATRRNLELVQTLRGEDAPTLFSLLDTCMTGMGSRALKSWLLEPMRDRGVATQRLEAITSMREGLWQKLRGELKGVSDVERITARIALRQVRPRELVGLGWALSKSQQLGLMLQGLPGLLSSAAADLQPPPGCAERLVATIKEDPSALVRDGGVIATGHDADLDELRAIQDNCDGFLLELETRERARSGIANLRVQFNKVHGFYIEVTQGQLDKVPDDYRRRQTLKNAERFITPELKAFEDKALSAQERALAREKWLYEQLLDDLQQHIPALTRLARALAGLDALCALTERSLTLNWCRPVFIKEPGIEITQGRHPVVEARLAETHGGSFIPNDTRMGPKQRMQVITGPNMGGKSTYMRQVAIVCLLASMGSYVPAQACRLGPIDAIHTRIGAADDLANAQSTFMLEMTEAAQILHGASAQSLVLMDEIGRGTSTFDGLALASGIAAHLHDKTQAFTLFATHYFELTEFPAKHHCALNVHVGATESGADIVFLHEILPGPASRSYGIQVARLAGMPTGVVNHARHALAALEKHQESSREQVDLFAPPPAAEASAPSKAEAALSALDPDALSPREALDALYQLKKLIQP
- a CDS encoding HPP family protein; this encodes MPPSFRDSVAVSPSSPRPATLRSWLARWWPAPVGIDGRETLRAVAGAALGMLFAAVFSHALAGPLPIAAWLVAPLGASAVLVFALPASPLAQPWSVVGGNTLSALVGIACANLVPDPALAAGLAVAGAIALMVTLRCLHPPGGAAALLMVVTHTTGFHFALFPVMGNSLLLVTAGIVYNSLTGRPYPRAQGATSALGVRTVAGRRFSEADLDVALAHYNQVVDISRADLQDLLEHAEMAAYQRRLGALRCEDVMTREPVSVAFGASLQETWTLMRERRIKALPVVDRAGHIAGIVTPADFMRLADLDQHEGLRDRLRQLLRATGLTHTERPEVVGQIMARNVRVASADRPLADLVPVFSEDGHHHIPIIDGKQRLVGMITQTDLVRALYRSAA